The following coding sequences lie in one Arachis ipaensis cultivar K30076 chromosome B03, Araip1.1, whole genome shotgun sequence genomic window:
- the LOC107632932 gene encoding uncharacterized protein LOC107632932: MHEEGYANYHMEEKKTPPEMQENNVQPQKASYRDRLMNDGFEKLNPEEIVEMVAEEYLSGDDVMDHEEVSKVPFNPKPNIEVTLEEYDEWCRSWKQSLIVKPLGNKLSLQTMERWANRRWTKNCTIREDYGYALFEGPWMIADHYLLIQRWCPLFLPQETEVQKVAVWVRIPNLPTELYNKYFLWKVGKSIGTMLKVDEHTSIHSRGKFARICVEVDQRKQLVPSFSALGKDFYLVYEGLDQICFNCGRYGHRLEGCPEKENEVAAIGGRKKMESNEKGKNPEKKINQQDKSKEARITAKDMHHYARTSNSVKGQTSGVRKNQMPRSQNGKSIEVLKKNSVGKPYMEKKE; this comes from the exons ATGCACGAGGAAGGATACGCGAACTATCACATGGAGGAGAAGAAAACCCCTCCAGAAATGCAGGAGAACAATGTG CAACCTCAGAAAGCCTCTTATAGAGATAGGTTGATGAATGAtggttttgaaaaattaaatcctGAAGAAATTGTTGAAATGGTGGCTGAAGAGTACCTTTCTGGTGATGATGTGATGGACCATGAGGAGGTTTCTAAAGTTCCTTTCAATCCAAAACCAAATATTGAAGTTACCCTGGAAGAGTATGATGAGTGGTGCAGGTCTTGGAAGCAATCTCTGATAGTGAAACCATTGGGAAATAAGCTTAGCCTCCAAACCATGGAGAGATGGGCTAATCGAAGGTGGACAAAGAATTGCACGATCAGA GAGGACTATGGATATGCGCTTTTTGAAGGACCATGGATGATTGCAGATCACTATCTGCTGATACAGCGATGGTGCCCTCTTTTTCTTCCACAGGAGACTGAAGTTCAAAAGGTAGCAGTTTGGGTGAGAATACCAAACCTTCCAACAGAGTTATACAATAAGTATTTCCTATGGAAGGTGGGAAAAAGTATTGGAACCATGCTCAAGGTGGATGAACACACCTCCATACACTCTAGAGGCAAGTTTGCACGAATTTGTGTGGAGGTTGATCAGAGGAAACAATTGGTACCGTCCTTCTCAGCACTAGGAAAAGATTTCTATTTGGTGTATGAAGGACTCGATCAAATTTGCTTCAATTGTGGCCGATATGGCCATCGGCTTGAAGGGTGTCCAGAAAAGGAGAATGAAGTGGCTGCTATTggaggaagaaagaaaatg GAATCAAATGAAAAAGGAAAGAAtcctgaaaagaaaataaatcaacaagataAGTCAAAGGAAGCAAGGATTACAGCTAAAGATATGCATCATTATGCTAGAACATCTAACAGTGTGAAAGGCCAAACATCTGGAGTAAGAAAGAATCAAATGCCTAGATCCCAAAATGGAAAGTCTATTGAAGTACTCAAGAAGAATAGTGTTGGCAAACCATATATGGAGAAGAAGGAATAA